A DNA window from Buttiauxella agrestis contains the following coding sequences:
- the efp gene encoding elongation factor P translates to MATYSSNDFRAGLKIMFEGEPYAVESSEFVKPGKGQAFARVKMRRLLTGTRVEKTFKSTDSAEGADVIDMNLTYLYNDGEFYHFMNNETFEQLAADEKAIGDNAKWMLDQAECIVTLWNGRPIAVQPPNFVELEIVETDPGLKGDTAGTGGKPATLSTGAVVKVPLFVQTGEIIKVDTRSGEYVSRVK, encoded by the coding sequence ATGGCGACTTATTCTAGCAACGATTTCCGTGCCGGTCTTAAAATCATGTTCGAAGGCGAACCTTACGCGGTTGAATCCAGTGAGTTCGTGAAACCAGGTAAAGGCCAGGCCTTTGCTCGCGTTAAAATGCGCCGCCTGCTGACAGGCACCCGCGTAGAGAAAACCTTCAAATCTACCGACTCCGCTGAAGGCGCAGACGTTATCGATATGAACCTGACTTACCTGTACAACGACGGTGAGTTCTACCACTTCATGAATAACGAAACCTTCGAGCAGCTGGCAGCTGACGAGAAAGCCATTGGCGACAACGCTAAATGGATGCTGGATCAGGCCGAGTGTATCGTGACCCTGTGGAACGGCCGTCCAATCGCTGTTCAGCCACCAAACTTCGTAGAGCTGGAAATCGTGGAAACCGATCCAGGTCTGAAAGGTGATACTGCTGGTACTGGCGGTAAGCCTGCAACACTGTCTACTGGTGCTGTGGTTAAAGTACCTTTGTTCGTTCAGACTGGCGAAATCATCAAAGTTGATACCCGCTCTGGCGAATACGTTTCTCGCGTTAAGTAA
- the epmB gene encoding EF-P beta-lysylation protein EpmB: MAHIVTLNPPRREDWLTQLADVITDPDELLHILELNADEELLAGRDARRLFALRVPRAFVARMEKGNPNDPLLRQVLTSKEEFIAAPGFSTDPLEEQHSVVPGLLHKYRNRALLLVKGGCAVNCRYCFRRHFPYSDNQGNKRNWQAAISYISEHPELDEIIFSGGDPLMAKDNELDWLISELEAIGHIKRLRIHSRLPIVIPARITETLVARIARSRLQVILVNHINHAQEIGDKFRAAMANLRQAGVTLLNQSVLLRDVNDNAQTLARLSNALFDAGVMPYYLHVLDKVQGAAHFMVSDDEARKIMRELLTMVSGYMVPKLAREIGGEPSKTPIDLQLRQS, from the coding sequence ATGGCACACATTGTAACCCTAAATCCCCCCCGCAGAGAAGATTGGTTGACGCAACTTGCCGATGTTATAACCGATCCTGATGAACTGCTGCATATTTTAGAGCTAAACGCTGACGAAGAGCTGTTGGCGGGACGTGATGCGCGTCGACTTTTTGCTTTGCGCGTACCGCGAGCTTTCGTTGCGCGCATGGAAAAAGGCAATCCGAACGACCCACTCTTACGCCAGGTCCTAACCTCAAAAGAAGAGTTTATTGCCGCGCCCGGTTTTAGTACCGATCCTCTCGAAGAGCAGCACAGCGTGGTGCCGGGTCTGCTGCACAAATACCGCAACCGCGCGTTATTGCTGGTCAAAGGCGGATGCGCGGTTAACTGCCGCTATTGCTTCCGTCGCCATTTCCCGTATTCCGATAACCAGGGAAACAAGCGCAACTGGCAGGCCGCTATCTCGTACATCAGTGAACATCCGGAACTGGACGAAATTATTTTCTCCGGCGGTGATCCGCTGATGGCGAAAGATAATGAACTGGACTGGTTGATTAGCGAACTGGAAGCCATCGGGCATATTAAGCGGCTACGTATTCACAGCCGTTTGCCTATAGTCATCCCGGCTCGTATCACCGAAACACTGGTGGCTCGCATTGCGCGTTCACGTTTGCAGGTGATTCTGGTTAATCATATTAATCACGCGCAAGAGATTGGTGACAAGTTCAGAGCAGCGATGGCGAATTTGCGCCAGGCTGGCGTGACGTTACTCAACCAAAGCGTTTTGCTGCGCGATGTGAATGACAATGCACAAACTCTCGCGCGGCTGAGTAACGCGTTATTCGATGCAGGGGTAATGCCGTATTACCTGCATGTGTTGGATAAAGTGCAGGGCGCGGCGCATTTCATGGTGAGTGACGATGAAGCACGCAAGATTATGCGTGAATTGCTGACGATGGTATCCGGCTATATGGTGCCTAAACTTGCCCGAGAGATTGGCGGCGAACCGAGTAAAACGCCGATAGATTTGCAGTTACGGCAGAGTTGA
- a CDS encoding DUF4156 domain-containing protein, giving the protein MITGNNMRIKVSAGMAVAALLLAGCSTSNDLSAGGQGVRFVEDKPGTECQLLGNATGEQSNWFSGQQGSEGGSMRGAANALRNNAAAMGGNVLYGVSSPSQNLLSSFAPTASTMTGQVYKCPN; this is encoded by the coding sequence TTGATAACGGGGAACAACATGCGCATTAAAGTTTCAGCAGGAATGGCTGTAGCAGCGCTGCTGCTGGCAGGCTGTAGCACCAGCAATGATCTTTCTGCTGGTGGGCAGGGCGTCCGTTTTGTTGAGGATAAGCCAGGCACTGAATGCCAGCTATTAGGAAATGCAACCGGTGAGCAAAGTAACTGGTTTTCCGGGCAGCAGGGCAGTGAAGGCGGTTCTATGCGTGGTGCGGCAAATGCTCTGCGTAATAACGCAGCGGCAATGGGCGGTAACGTGCTGTACGGCGTGAGCAGCCCGAGTCAAAACTTGCTGTCGAGCTTCGCTCCGACTGCCAGCACCATGACTGGCCAGGTATATAAGTGCCCGAACTGA
- the groL gene encoding chaperonin GroEL (60 kDa chaperone family; promotes refolding of misfolded polypeptides especially under stressful conditions; forms two stacked rings of heptamers to form a barrel-shaped 14mer; ends can be capped by GroES; misfolded proteins enter the barrel where they are refolded when GroES binds) — protein MAAKDVKFGNDARVKMLRGVNVLADAVKVTLGPKGRNVVLDKSFGAPTITKDGVSVAREIELEDKFENMGAQMVKEVASKANDAAGDGTTTATVLAQSIITEGLKAVAAGMNPMDLKRGIDKAVIAAVEELKALSVPCSDSKAIAQVGTISANSDETVGQLIAEAMEKVGKEGVITVEEGTGLQDELDVVEGMQFDRGYLSPYFINKPETGSIELDSPFILLADKKISNIREMLPVLEAVAKAGKPLLIIAEDVEGEALATLVVNTMRGIVKVAAVKAPGFGDRRKAMLQDIAILTGGTVISEEIGMELEKATLEDLGTAKRIVINKDTTTIIDGNGEEPTIAGRVTQIRQQIEEATSDYDREKLQERVAKLAGGVAVIKVGAATEVEMKEKKARVEDALHATRAAVEEGVVAGGGVALIRVASKLSELRGQNEDQNVGIKVALRAMEAPLRQIVLNCGEEPSVVANTVKAGDGNYGYNAATEEYGNMIDMGILDPTKVTRSALQYAASVAGLMITTECMITDMPKSDGPDLGGAGMGGMGGMGGMM, from the coding sequence ACCGACTATCACTAAAGATGGTGTTTCTGTAGCGCGTGAAATCGAACTGGAAGACAAGTTCGAGAACATGGGTGCGCAGATGGTTAAAGAAGTGGCCTCTAAAGCGAACGACGCTGCGGGCGACGGTACTACCACTGCAACCGTGCTGGCTCAGTCCATCATCACTGAAGGCCTGAAAGCTGTTGCTGCAGGCATGAACCCAATGGACCTGAAACGCGGTATCGATAAAGCTGTTATCGCCGCTGTTGAAGAGCTGAAAGCCCTGTCTGTTCCTTGCTCTGACTCTAAAGCAATCGCTCAGGTTGGTACTATCTCTGCTAACTCCGACGAAACCGTTGGCCAACTTATCGCTGAAGCGATGGAAAAAGTGGGCAAAGAAGGCGTTATCACCGTTGAAGAAGGCACTGGCCTGCAAGACGAGCTGGACGTTGTAGAAGGTATGCAGTTTGACCGTGGCTACCTGTCTCCGTACTTCATCAACAAACCAGAAACCGGTTCTATCGAACTGGACAGCCCGTTCATCCTGCTGGCTGACAAAAAAATCTCCAACATCCGTGAAATGCTGCCAGTTCTGGAAGCCGTTGCGAAAGCAGGCAAACCACTGCTGATCATCGCGGAAGATGTTGAAGGCGAAGCGCTGGCAACTCTGGTTGTGAACACCATGCGCGGTATCGTGAAAGTCGCTGCTGTTAAAGCACCAGGCTTTGGCGACCGTCGTAAAGCTATGCTGCAAGACATCGCTATCCTGACTGGCGGTACTGTTATCTCTGAAGAGATCGGTATGGAGCTGGAAAAAGCGACCCTGGAAGATCTGGGTACTGCTAAACGTATCGTGATCAACAAAGACACCACCACCATCATCGATGGTAATGGTGAAGAACCTACGATTGCTGGTCGTGTGACTCAGATTCGTCAGCAAATCGAAGAAGCAACTTCTGATTACGACCGTGAGAAACTGCAAGAGCGCGTAGCTAAACTGGCTGGCGGCGTTGCAGTAATCAAAGTCGGTGCAGCTACCGAAGTTGAAATGAAAGAGAAGAAAGCACGCGTTGAAGATGCCCTGCACGCTACCCGTGCTGCGGTTGAAGAAGGTGTGGTTGCCGGTGGTGGTGTTGCGCTGATTCGCGTGGCTTCTAAACTGTCTGAACTGCGTGGCCAGAACGAAGACCAGAACGTGGGTATCAAAGTTGCGCTGCGCGCAATGGAAGCTCCACTGCGTCAAATCGTTCTGAACTGCGGCGAAGAACCATCTGTTGTTGCTAACACCGTGAAAGCGGGCGACGGTAACTACGGTTACAACGCAGCAACCGAAGAATACGGCAACATGATCGACATGGGTATCCTGGATCCAACCAAAGTGACTCGTTCTGCTCTGCAGTACGCAGCATCCGTGGCTGGCCTGATGATCACCACCGAGTGCATGATTACCGATATGCCAAAATCTGACGGTCCTGACTTAGGCGGCGCAGGTATGGGCGGTATGGGTGGCATGGGCGGCATGATGTAA